In Pangasianodon hypophthalmus isolate fPanHyp1 chromosome 13, fPanHyp1.pri, whole genome shotgun sequence, the genomic window TGCAAATTTACCTTTGctattgtgtattgtttatgtttattattcttCCTGCCTTGTTccttattgtatatttttttgtatttttattgcctttgtaatttattgtttgttgcCCTTCTACACCGTCTTTCTCatgagcaaaaaacaaaataagaatttcattgtaccaaagtacatatgacaataaagatcttgaatcttgaaacatgctgtatgcatataaactggactaaaaaccaaaggaatattccttgcactgatttaccagtctagtgggaagtgttgtgttgttataggaattTAATCCACACCGGGGTGGtatgatgtggcctgacacaaAGCACAGGGGCCTGGTTTGTACCTAACGTATTACTTTGCGTGCATGTGCAGAAGCAGCGAAATCACGAGCattgttctcacacacacacacacactcgtgcttaatatacatacactgtatggccgaaggtatgtggacacctgaccataacacccgtaagtgcttgttgaatatccaATTCCAAAGGCacagcattaatatggagttggtcccgcCTTTGCTGCCATAACAGcgtccactcttctgggaaggctttacactagattttggagtgtggctgtggggatttgtgcccattaagccacaagagcattaatgaggtcagacactgatgttggctgaggaggcctggagtgcaTTTGGAGTTCcacttcatcccaaaggtgttcaatggggACAAGGTCaaggttctgtgcaggacactttcAAAGAAACCTTGACAAGCCATGTCTTTGTGAACCTCACTTTGTGCTCAGTggcattgtcatgatgaaatAGGTTCCAGCACGCaggatacaaagacattctggacAATCATATACCTCTAACTTGGAGGTATAAGTTTTGGGAAGAAGCACATAAGGgggtcatggtcaggtgtccacaaacatttgccATATAGGTAATTAAAAGTGACATTCACAAGATGacaatattaatttgtaaaataaatgactaaaacaaaacagaaattttgagtttctctcatgaacccatttgtaaatcaagcaaaCCCACATGGGATCTTGACCTCTAGTTTGGGAACAACTGCTTTACTCGAAAAATTCTGCTACATTTCCACTCATTTAAAGTGTAgagatgaaacaaagaaaaataaggcTTGGAAGAAAGTAGCAGAGATCTTTGGTGTCTCTGGAGAGTGTTTATAGGTAGTACAGTTAGCTTCTCCTGCTAATCTGCTAAGAGCTATTACAAAGCCTGGCACATCACATGTAACTTCAGTTTTCACcctgattagtgtgttatttaatttgtgtttaactctAGAAGtgcctctggtgtgtgtgtgttactggtATAGTTAGTCAtgctgctaatctgctaacaaaGCTAACACAAAGCCTGGAACATAACATACATCATACAATTTtatcacttttttcactttattaaaatagaattcattttaaatatatgttaagacaaataaatatatacgtAGGTAAACATATATACACTAGTAGCAAATTGTGTGCTGTAAGCGAAACAATTTGGCTACTGCTCTTTCTCATCGGAGCTCTGGACAGATGCTCCAGATAAAAATTATGtgctatattatttattaatgtattaatattaatttatgccacttatatatacacaatacttttggaaaaaaaagtacaaattttaaaactgatgttatattattagtgttatttaaGAGCTTTAGAAAGTACACATACTTTATACTCTAAtataaaaaagctaaaaagaataagaaaatgcaGAGTTGAACAAGTCCAGTTGATGCTGTTTATGCCGTCATTAACGccgtaattaaaaaaaaaaaattcataatatcAAACACACATGAATAACAACCCAATAACATAATTCAGTAGTATAAGATAGTATAAAATGGATGTGCAATATTGCTTCAACCCTTAGACAGGGTTGTGTGTAGGCTGCTAAAGAAACGCATCAAAGCTGTGTGTGGTGCCTAGATGAGGAACGACAATgacaatgacatttttataatattactgAGATTGTGGCAGTTCTCTTGCTTGAACCCCCCTGAACATTTAGGCTGGCTTTAGGGTGACTAAGGTAAAGCCTTTCAGCAAGAATGTATGTTGTAAACTAACATCTGCACCATCCTGTTTTACAGATTGCCCCATTCAGAACTTCTGCCTGCCAGCCTCCTGCCAGCCTCCAGCACCAGCCCAGGCCTGCAGTATTTCCCAAAACAGAACGAATAGCAATTTAAATCACCATAACCCGCACCAGggtaaagcagttactgaagggGAACAGAAGAACATGGTAAATGTACTGTGAAACACCATGTGAGCaggtctttatttatttgtcccTGACCACCTGCTACTGCCTGCATGAAAATTAAAACTACCTGCtccagtgacttttttttgtaaatccaaAATGGGCTGTTTTTGCAGCTTAGTTTCTTACATGGTTCCTCTTCTTATTTGGTGTGAACTGTTCCAATACTCAGTCACAACATCTTCCACCATGCCAAAAAATCTCACCACAGATAGACATTCCAACAGGTCGTCTTGTATTTTCACTTCTTAGAAATGAGTAGCACAGAGTAGCACTGGTGGCGCtcgtttacacacacacacacacacacacacacacacacaataaaagaaATGATTCTGCTCTAGAAAACTCACACACTTGAAATCTCAGGACATTTTTATTCTGAACTTGTAATGATGCACAAGAATAACCATTTCGATGACATAAAAAAGTAACTGCACTTAATTTAAGTGTTCATTGTTTCGAAATACTATATTAAGCAAGATATAAAAATCCAATACAATAAACATGTACCTAAAGGGTAATAtgaattattacaatttataaaaaaaaatgaaccagAATTCCTAATCAAACCGGGTCTCTCTCTGGCACACCATTCACCggttctctctcttctttccagTCAGTTATTCTTTCATTGTGAAACTTCCTTAAGCTTCCTGTATTTGAAACAAACGAGGCTTTAAAAAACTTGAACATCATGTATGAAAGCTACTGAAGGCCTGATAATACACCACTGATTTGATagaatactatatatatatatatattatattttctcaGACGCAgacaatatacaataataatgcataatatgaataatatacAAGTTGTCTGCTCTACATGTTTTCAAAAACCAGCATGTCAAATTTATCAAATTTTCAGTACGATATTAGATTTGATTTACTGCATGCTATTCACATTGCTTTAACGTTCACAGTGACGCTTTTATACATTGACTATCGTTTCACATTACACGCTgacatacacatttttttttacccatcaatgttaaacagtaaatgttttattgctaATATTACACTTAATTTGATTATCACTCTGAattatcatttgtttatttaacccATCAGTGCTGCACACAATGCATAATAACGACTCAGGACACTCCAGAATGAGCAAGCTGAGCTACATTAGTGACAGAGTTGTGAATGTGCATGACTAAGCATATaggttaattttaaaaatggtaagcctacatttttttctgaaatttaatgggtctaaaatgtatttaaaatatattttgaaacatttaataaaacaacaacttATTAACAACTTAACAACTtaacaacatattttaaatatttttttagaaacaatCCCACGAATGCCCTGTAATTATGCCACAGATCCCCAATTCCTAACTATAAAAATTTGAGATTGTAATGTTTCACAGAAAATCAAATGTTATTAGGTACATAACACTAGTGCTGTTTGTTTACCTGTGTTTGTTGAGTCAAACTCTTTCCTCGGAATCGGTGAAAGGCTCAGACGTACCTGCAGTGCTCTCAGCCAACTGCtgcatgcaaaataaataaaatggtacaTTTTCCCGGTACTTTATGACATCACATTAcaatgacattaaaataaagtggCTTCTAGGGCAACCTGTTGATGGAGCTCACTCTCTGCCGGCTTCTCTCCACTGGAAGATCGGCTTTTACGCCTTCTTGATTGATCCTTGTAAACGCTGCAATGTCTCTCTTCTgaagaataaacaaacactgtaaaacactgtaCAACTATTGCCTGAACATATCACGAACGGGAGCCTGGACTCACCATGGTGGATCATTCTGTGGTTTCGATAGCGATATTTCTGAATGAACCCCATATTACACTCACTACACCAGAAAGGCCTTTCATCTACAAAAGCGAAAGAAAACTGGAACTAAGTAACCATGAATTAAACAATTTCATGTTTTGCGGTGTGGAAATATGTCATTGCTCATACTGACTTGTATGAGTGTACTCATGTCTGCGTAGGTGGTAGGGACTGCAGAAAGTGGCGCTGCAGTGCTGACAGATGTGTGACAGCTGTGTGTTCTGTGCTACACTCTCCTCCTCGTCTGAAGGGCTGTTGATCACCCTTGACTTTGTATGGAAACAGACACAAATTATAGGTAAATTGCATGCAGAAGGTGAATTCAATTCCTCTTGTTTACATATGAGGACTTTATTAATGGCTGCtttaaatgttgtttaaaaCCTAATTTGCAGTAGtgatatacaaaatatataaacacttgtaataaaaagcacacacaaaaaaatccattctaccaaaaaataaatcaataaataatttatatttcatatattgtAGGTCACaccactgatgtgtgtgtacatttgactatatactgaaatctgtttttttttttttgtaacctgaggttatttgtttgtttacagaagaCAGTAAGGACCACACAGTtgtgttatttaggccctgagcTGTACTTTCTTTTTACCATGACTATATTTAGTATTAAATGCCTGAAGGTGAAATCCCTAATcttattaaagaataaagatACTACTTGATATCTTACTTCAGTTTCAACATAAGAGCTCCTGCTTTGTTCAGCGTCAGTTTTCTTGTCCTCACTCTTGCTTGTTTCAGTCTGGTAGTAGGCTGGAGAGCTGCAGGTTGGATTTTTGTGCACATGGTCGTTTCTGACCAAACTGGTGTCTGAAGTGAGATCACTTTGTGATTCAAGATCAGCAAGTAGTTGTTCACCAACTAACCCCAAGTCTTCACAGGGAGAACCTGCAGATTCTGTGTCAGTGTGAAGCTGTGCTGCACTGTGATGAGTGTCTGAAACACGGGTGCTAACAGATTCAGGATTAGGATTTTCCTGTATGGCACTACATGACCTTTTTGAATTAGGAGAACTCGCTTGATTAGCTGGTAGTAGTTCTTCACTTAAAGAGGTACCTGGCTGAGAAGCGCTGGTACTGGACATTGGACTAGCAGTGCTAGCTTTAGCTCTATATGGATATTTATGCTTGCATCTCTTTATGTGATTAGCAATGCTCTTACTGCTGTATAATCCAAGACAATAAATGCACTGCACATAGTCCTTATTAGATCCAGCTGTGGCATGCCATTTAGATGACACTAGGGTTCTACTCATACCCACATCTTTGTGCAAGAGGTTTCCTTTGCTCTGCAGAAGATCCAGCAactgtttcctttcctttgaCTTCTTGTCATAACTAAGGGCCTTTGCCACCTCTGGTTCTCTAGCATGTGCTGATAGGAGATGCTGTGCCATTCGGGGGGAAGGTTTCTTACAATATAAGcagtaatgttttttcttcagctttaatttagcTTTTCCTTTGCTGTTTTTCAAACTGTTCCAGACATCAGATATTGGTGAACCCATCTCCAGATCAGAAATTGGCTGTAGGGGAAAGTTATACTAGTTAGCGAGTATAAGGTTTGAATTTAAGCTGAGAAAAGATGAAAACGTTCGACAAGCGAGTTAGTCTGTAATATACGCACATGCAAAGTGTGAAGTCGCTCTGTAAATCACCCTGGATAagagcgtctgctaaatgctgtaaatgtaaatgaagaaCAGTATTTGCTTCCAAAACCTGAACCTTCCTGTGCTATATAGTACAGTTGGATGCACTGTGCAATAGGTTCAACCACAACTGGAGGCAGAGGAAATGCAATCTCCAAATACATTCCACAGCATTTAGGTCTCAGATGTATAAATAAGCTTGTGGACTACATACAAGTTATAAATAAGCTTGGACTACATACAAATTTATCTGTATCCTCGGAGTCGGGATGTGCAGGGTATGGTGGGTCAGGCTGCTCTATTTTAATGCTTGTGCTTTCTTCCTTCAGCTCTGGGTTTTGACACCAGCCCTCCCAGGTCTCTGATTCGTGCTGCAGGTTTGACATCCCATCTTGTTTTCCAAGGGACACACCTGTGAGGGATTGAAAAGCCCACATCAGGGGATCTCCAGTGCAGATCTGAATCAGTCCagaacagtttggtgatttccctGCTGAAACAAAGAAATGATCAGCTCCAGTTATGTTAAACCACT contains:
- the LOC128319979 gene encoding zinc finger protein 281 isoform X5: MWAFQSLTGVSLGKQDGMSNLQHESETWEGWCQNPELKEESTSIKIEQPDPPYPAHPDSEDTDKFPISDLEMGSPISDVWNSLKNSKGKAKLKLKKKHYCLYCKKPSPRMAQHLLSAHAREPEVAKALSYDKKSKERKQLLDLLQSKGNLLHKDVGMSRTLVSSKWHATAGSNKDYVQCIYCLGLYSSKSIANHIKRCKHKYPYRAKASTASPMSSTSASQPGTSLSEELLPANQASSPNSKRSCSAIQENPNPESVSTRVSDTHHSAAQLHTDTESAGSPCEDLGLVGEQLLADLESQSDLTSDTSLVRNDHVHKNPTCSSPAYYQTETSKSEDKKTDAEQSRSSYVETESRVINSPSDEEESVAQNTQLSHICQHCSATFCSPYHLRRHEYTHTNERPFWCSECNMGFIQKYRYRNHRMIHHEERHCSVYKDQSRRRKSRSSSGEKPAESELHQQQLAESTAGTSEPFTDSEERV
- the LOC128319979 gene encoding zinc finger protein 700 isoform X2 — protein: MTKLDELNVFLSERLSAAVNEILDTVSRMMQEYEEETARIRKENDYLKEMLKLTGWSFTEINPGKSPNCSGLIQICTGDPLMWAFQSLTGVSLGKQDGMSNLQHESETWEGWCQNPELKEESTSIKIEQPDPPYPAHPDSEDTDKFPISDLEMGSPISDVWNSLKNSKGKAKLKLKKKHYCLYCKKPSPRMAQHLLSAHAREPEVAKALSYDKKSKERKQLLDLLQSKGNLLHKDVGMSRTLVSSKWHATAGSNKDYVQCIYCLGLYSSKSIANHIKRCKHKYPYRAKASTASPMSSTSASQPGTSLSEELLPANQASSPNSKRSCSAIQENPNPESVSTRVSDTHHSAAQLHTDTESAGSPCEDLGLVGEQLLADLESQSDLTSDTSLVRNDHVHKNPTCSSPAYYQTETSKSEDKKTDAEQSRSSYVETESRVINSPSDEEESVAQNTQLSHICQHCSATFCSPYHLRRHEYTHTNERPFWCSECNMGFIQKYRYRNHRMIHHEERHCSVYKDQSRRRKSRSSSGEKPAESELHQQQLAESTAGTSEPFTDSEERV
- the LOC128319979 gene encoding zinc finger protein 700 isoform X3: MTKLDELNVFLSERLSAAVNEILDTVSRMMQEYEEETARIRKENDYLKEMLKLTGWSFTEINPAGKSPNCSGLIQICTGDPLMWAFQSLTGVSLGKQDGMSNLQHESETWEGWCQNPELKEESTSIKIEQPDPPYPAHPDSEDTDKFPISDLEMGSPISDVWNSLKNSKGKAKLKLKKKHYCLYCKKPSPRMAQHLLSAHAREPEVAKALSYDKKSKERKQLLDLLQSKGNLLHKDVGMSRTLVSSKWHATAGSNKDYVQCIYCLGLYSSKSIANHIKRCKHKYPYRAKASTASPMSSTSASQPGTSLSEELLPANQASSPNSKRSCSAIQENPNPESVSTRVSDTHHSAAQLHTDTESAGSPCEDLGLVGEQLLADLESQSDLTSDTSLVRNDHVHKNPTCSSPAYYQTETSKSEDKKTDAEQSRSSYVETESRVINSPSDEEESVAQNTQLSHICQHCSATFCSPYHLRRHEYTHTNERPFWCSECNMGFIQKYRYRNHRMIHHEERHCSVYKDQSRRRKSRSSSGEKPAESELHQQLAESTAGTSEPFTDSEERV
- the LOC128319979 gene encoding zinc finger protein 700 isoform X1 → MTKLDELNVFLSERLSAAVNEILDTVSRMMQEYEEETARIRKENDYLKEMLKLTGWSFTEINPAGKSPNCSGLIQICTGDPLMWAFQSLTGVSLGKQDGMSNLQHESETWEGWCQNPELKEESTSIKIEQPDPPYPAHPDSEDTDKFPISDLEMGSPISDVWNSLKNSKGKAKLKLKKKHYCLYCKKPSPRMAQHLLSAHAREPEVAKALSYDKKSKERKQLLDLLQSKGNLLHKDVGMSRTLVSSKWHATAGSNKDYVQCIYCLGLYSSKSIANHIKRCKHKYPYRAKASTASPMSSTSASQPGTSLSEELLPANQASSPNSKRSCSAIQENPNPESVSTRVSDTHHSAAQLHTDTESAGSPCEDLGLVGEQLLADLESQSDLTSDTSLVRNDHVHKNPTCSSPAYYQTETSKSEDKKTDAEQSRSSYVETESRVINSPSDEEESVAQNTQLSHICQHCSATFCSPYHLRRHEYTHTNERPFWCSECNMGFIQKYRYRNHRMIHHEERHCSVYKDQSRRRKSRSSSGEKPAESELHQQQLAESTAGTSEPFTDSEERV
- the LOC128319979 gene encoding zinc finger protein 700 isoform X4 produces the protein MTKLDELNVFLSERLSAAVNEILDTVSRMMQEYEEETARIRKENDYLKEMLKLTGWSFTEINPGVSLGKQDGMSNLQHESETWEGWCQNPELKEESTSIKIEQPDPPYPAHPDSEDTDKFPISDLEMGSPISDVWNSLKNSKGKAKLKLKKKHYCLYCKKPSPRMAQHLLSAHAREPEVAKALSYDKKSKERKQLLDLLQSKGNLLHKDVGMSRTLVSSKWHATAGSNKDYVQCIYCLGLYSSKSIANHIKRCKHKYPYRAKASTASPMSSTSASQPGTSLSEELLPANQASSPNSKRSCSAIQENPNPESVSTRVSDTHHSAAQLHTDTESAGSPCEDLGLVGEQLLADLESQSDLTSDTSLVRNDHVHKNPTCSSPAYYQTETSKSEDKKTDAEQSRSSYVETESRVINSPSDEEESVAQNTQLSHICQHCSATFCSPYHLRRHEYTHTNERPFWCSECNMGFIQKYRYRNHRMIHHEERHCSVYKDQSRRRKSRSSSGEKPAESELHQQQLAESTAGTSEPFTDSEERV